In the Scylla paramamosain isolate STU-SP2022 chromosome 14, ASM3559412v1, whole genome shotgun sequence genome, one interval contains:
- the LOC135107142 gene encoding uncharacterized protein LOC135107142 has product MPGNRTKHDDVVRVVELHKVGKNNREIAHLVGLTESTVSRLLNKWRVGGKGDFVPTHKHAGGKALAISPKALRLVKRQLDLQPSITAKELKEKNPKLLGGVSIRTIQENIQKRLNYSKVKARVKPLVTARQRARRVKFAKEYKDWDITAWRMVLWTDEAIFCISESKGKKVWKSPAASACDPRLTVTSVKHPPYLMVWGAFGYGGLGNLAILPKGQTVNSERYIKLLQENLGELQKPDVRSCSRTAPLATPLRRQKNGSMIVKLSI; this is encoded by the coding sequence ATGCCTGGAAACCGTACAAAGCATGATGATGTCGTGAGAGTTGTTGAACTCCACAAAGTAGGTAAAAATAATCGAGAAATAGCCCATTTAGTTGGATTGACAGAATCAACTGTGTCCAGACTCCTTAATAAATGGCGTGTGGGTGGCAAGGGTGATTTTGTGCCCACCCACAAACATGCTGGGGGCAAGGCCCTTGCTATATCTCCAAAGGCTTTAAGGCTTGTAAAGCGTCAATTGGACCTCCAACCTTCTATTACTGCaaaggaattgaaggaaaagaaccCTAAACTTCTTGGAGGAGTCTCTATTAGGACAATTCAAGAAAATATTCAGAAGCGCTTAAATTACTCGAAAGTTAAAGCACGTGTTAAGCCCTTGGTCACTGCCCGACAAAGGGCTCGACGCGTCAAATTTGCCAAAGAATACAAAGACTGGGACATTACAGCCTGGAGAATGGTACTTTGGACTGATGAGGCGATCTTTTGTATCAGCGAGAGCAAGGGAAAGAAGGTGTGGAAGTCTCCTGCTGCGTCAGCATGTGACCCACGCCTGACGGTGACAAGTGTTAAACACCCACCCTATCTCATGGTTTGGGGTGCCTTTGGCTATGGTGGTTTGGGAAACCTTGCAATACTCCCTAAGGGCCAGACTGTCAACTCAGAGCGCTATATTAAACTTCTGCAGGAGAATTTGGGAGAGTTGCAAAAACCGGATGTGAGATCCTGCAGCAGGACGGCGCCCCTTGCCACACCTCTAAGGCGGCAAAAAAATGGCTCAATGATTGTGAAGTTGAGTATATAA
- the LOC135107104 gene encoding E3 ubiquitin-protein ligase NEDD4-like isoform X2 — protein sequence MNSRLHPMSRRESPILFCEYPFLFDPQAKMLLLRCDATRQGECFPDHPVIRTFWEVFHKLSLEQKKLFLKFLTGTDRVPILGLKALKLMIQSTADDSFLPVAHTCITQTVERLRVLRPSHQGDGYPGREVNSTPLEGLVPNPPANNINISP from the exons ATGAACAGCAGGCTTCACCCGATGTccaggagggag AGTCCAATCCTGTTCTGTGAGTATCCATTCTTGTTCGACCCTCAGGCCAAGATGCTGCTGCTCAGGTGTGACGCCACTCGGCAG GGCGAATGTTTCCCAGACCACCCGGTCATACGCACGTTCTGGGAAGTATTTCACAAACTCTCCCTGGAGCAGAAGAAGTTGTTTTTGAAGTTCCTGACGGGCACTGACAGGGTTCCTATTCTGGGCCTGAAG gcactcAAGTTGATGATCCAAAGCACAGCAGACGACAGCTTCCTTCCGGTCGCACACACCTGCATCAcccagactgtggaacgtcttcgcgtcctccgtccctcacatcagggggatggatacccaggacgtgaagttaacagcacaccactggaggggctcgttcccaaccctcctgctaacaatattaacataagtccataa
- the LOC135107106 gene encoding Y+L amino acid transporter 2-like isoform X2, with the protein MMEELKNPFVNLSRAIYISLPLVTLVYAMANVACLAVLSPVDMLASDAIAVTFADQSNGPWQWRLGDALAGGPLSAHHDFLQQEGWERAPPVVCC; encoded by the exons ATGATGGAGGAGCTGAAGAACCCATTTGT TAACCTGTCCCGGGCCATCTACATCTCCCTGCCACTGGTGACGCTGGTCTACGCGATGGCCAATGTTGCCTGCCTGGCTGTGCTCTCCCCTGTCGACATGCTGGCCTCTGATGCCATTGCTGTT ACCTTTGCTGACCAATCTAATGGGCCGTGGCAGTGGCGGCTGGGTGATGCCCTTGCTGGTGGCCCTCTCAGTGCACATCATGACTTCCTCCAG caggagggttgggaacgagcccctccagtggtgtgctgttaa
- the LOC135107106 gene encoding Y+L amino acid transporter 2-like isoform X3 has product MMEELKNPFVNLSRAIYISLPLVTLVYAMANVACLAVLSPVDMLASDAIAVTFADQSNGPWQWRLGDALAGGPLSAHHDFLQEGWERAPPVVCC; this is encoded by the exons ATGATGGAGGAGCTGAAGAACCCATTTGT TAACCTGTCCCGGGCCATCTACATCTCCCTGCCACTGGTGACGCTGGTCTACGCGATGGCCAATGTTGCCTGCCTGGCTGTGCTCTCCCCTGTCGACATGCTGGCCTCTGATGCCATTGCTGTT ACCTTTGCTGACCAATCTAATGGGCCGTGGCAGTGGCGGCTGGGTGATGCCCTTGCTGGTGGCCCTCTCAGTGCACATCATGACTTCCTCCAG gagggttgggaacgagcccctccagtggtgtgctgttaa
- the LOC135107106 gene encoding Y+L amino acid transporter 2-like isoform X1 yields the protein MMLCGSFQHCPYVSDWNVRVTTKQQDFFMVTKIAALPIVILAGIVHLCMGNTGNFHNSFQGTSTEPGKIAVSFYSGISSYTGWNYLNFMMEELKNPFV from the exons ATGATGCTGTGCGGCTCATTCCAGCACTGTCcatatgtgagtga CTGGAATGTACGAGTCACCACCAAGCAGCAGGATTTCTTCATGGTGACCAAGATTGCTGCATTGCCCATTGTCATCCTTGCTGGCATTGTACACCTTTGCATGG GCAACACTGGGAACTTCCACAACTCCTTCCAGGGCACCAGCACTGAGCCAGGCAAGATAGCTGTCTCCTTCTACTCAGGCATATCTTCCTATACTGGATGGAACTACCTCAACTTcatgatggaggaactgaagaaCCCATTTGTCTGA